The stretch of DNA TGATTTCACATTAAAATCTAATGGTGTCAATGATCATGCCTTTAATACGATTTGCGCAAGCGGCAAAAACGCGACGGTCTTACACTATGAAGATAATAACGATGTGATTGAAGACGGCGATCTCGTGTTATTAGACTTAGGCGCACAGTGGGGCTATTACAGCAGCGACATCAGCCATACCTTTCCTGCTAATGGTACATTTACGGACCGGCAGAAAGCGGTGTACGATATCGTTCTCGACGTGCTCCGGAGAACGAATGAAAAGGTCAAACCCGGCATTAGCATCAGGGAACTGAATGATTTTGCTAAGCAGGAATTGGCCAACGGCTGCCAAAACCTCGGCATCATTGATGACCCTGAGGACATTTCCGACTATTATTTCCATAGCATTGGTCACCTCCTCGGTCTTGATACGCATGATGTCGGGACATCCGCGACACGTCCGCTCGAACCCGGCATGGTGGTCACGATCGAACCCGGCCTGTACATTGAAGAAGAGAGCATCGGTGTCCGCATCGAAGACGATATCCTCGTCACTGAGGACGGCTATGAAAATCTGACAAAAGACTTAAAACGGTAATGGTTTGTGGGGTCTGATCCCACTAAAAAAGACCGCCTATGATGGGGCGGTCTTTTAATATCTTAATCTGTGAGGAGAATATACTTATAGAAACAGCAGGTCATGTATTTAATGAATTATGAACGTTCGATAGGAACGCCGATCATACTTCCCCATTCCGTCCAGGATCCATCGTAGTTACGGACGTTGTCATAACCTAGTAGTTCATGCAGAACAAACCAAGTATGGGCTGCGCGTTCACCAATCCGGCAATATGTAATGACGTCTTTGTCATCGGTCACACCTTTAGTGCCGTAAAGGTCTTGTAACTCTTCTTCTGATTTGAACGTACCATCTTCGTTGGTTGCCTGTTTCCATGGAACGTTAACAGCTTTTGGAATATGTCCACCACGTTGAGCCGTTTCTGTCATTCCTGGTGGTGCAATGACTTCACCTGAAAATTCTTGCGGACTGCGAACATCAACCAATGCGGTGTTATCCGATTGGATCGCTTGAAGCACGTCCGGTTGAAAAGCTCTCACTGAACGATCGGATTCCGGTAGTGGATATTCAACCGGTTCAACCTTCGGAACGTCATTCGTGTAAGGGCGATTCTCTTTTTCCCATTTCACACGACCGCCATCCATTAAGTAGACATGCTTATGGCCGAACATCTTAAGTTGCCAATATGCAAATGCAGCAAACCAGTTATTGTTATCACCATAGAGAACAAGTGTCGTATCAGGTGTGACCCCTGAACGCCCAAGTAAACTAGCTAACTGTTCATCACTTAAGATATCCCGCTGCACTTGATCATTCAGTTCGGTACTCCAATCCCAAGAAACAGCATTTTCAATATGACCAGAATCGTAGGCTTGACTATCAACGTCAACTTCCACTAGACGAAAGTTTTGATCATTAAGATGATCAGCGACCCATTCGGTTGTTACGAGTACTTGTGACTTAGCCATAAATGACCCTCCTTATACCTTATTAATTTTAAAATACTAGTAATTCGATCGGATTTCAAGTCTTTCAGCTTAATTTCACAAAAATATTCCGTTCATTTTCTAAAGATGAGCGAACTCACTGCAAAAATGAGCGCTTTTCTCGAAAGTTGAGCGAACTCATCACAAAAATGAGCGCTTTTCTCGAAAGTTGAGCGAGCTCACTACAAAAGTGAGCGTTTTTCTCGAAAAATGAGCGAACTCATCACAAAAGTGAGCGTTTCTCGAAAAATGAGCGATTCTCTATATCTACTCTGAACCTACAGTAAAAAACGCCCCGACGAAGCGTCGAGACGTCCACCTTTTAGATTATTAGAATCGTTTAGCACCGATATAACGTGAGCCCCAATAAGAACTGTCAAGATTACTAATTTTGACACCTGACGAGGAGCCAGATTGAATGAATCGACTGTTACCAATATAGATCCCTACGTGTGATGGGCCATCACGATACGTTTCAAAGAAAACGAGGTCGCCGGGCTGACGGTTGGAGACAGATTGTCCCGCCGACCATTGTTGACTTGTTGTTCGCGGAATATCAACACCATTTTGAGCAAATACATATTGAGTCAGTCCGCTGCAGTCAAAACCGCTTGGTGATTCACCGCTCCATTTATAGGGAACACCAATATATTTCTTAGCATCAGCAATGATGTTATCCGTTAATGAGCTATTCTTATGGTAGCTGACCGCTTCGACGGCTTGTCCGTCGGATTTTTGTAATGCGCCGTGCGTATTCGGACCGACAATGCCATCAACCGCTAGTCCTTGCGCCGATTGAAAATCTTCAACAGCATTCTCTGTTACTGGGCCAAAAATACCGTCAACCGAACCATTTAAGTAACCCAGTTGATCCAACGTCTTCTGCACCTTTCGAACGTTAGCGCCTCTGTCACCCTTATCCAGATAACGAGACGATGACGAGCTATTGTCAGCGTTCGACTGTCCGTTGAACATGGCACCTAACGTATTCGGACCGGCGATACCGTCGACCTGTAATTGGTTGCTTCTTTGAAACTTTCTGACAGCTGATGTTGTAATCGGACCATAGATCCCATCAATCGATCCAGTATAAAACTGGCGTTTATCCAATGCTTTCTGCAGCGTGCGAACATCATTGCCCTGCTCCCACTTCGAGATGATTTGCTGGGTATTCATGTTTTCGGCCGCGTCTGCATTCAAGTGAGGTAGGAATGCGATCGATGCTGCGACGAAGGATGATACGATTAACTTATTTCCTCTTAAAGTCATAAATTCATGGCTCCCCTTTTAGTCGATATTTGTCGAAATTTATGTATAATGCTATCTTAGTAGACTAATATTACAGAGGCATTAACAATGGATTGCACCGACTTTAAGTTAAGCCATGGAGGGGGATAAACTTCTTCCTATATTGGCAGGCCCTCTATCTAGAGG from Tuberibacillus sp. Marseille-P3662 encodes:
- a CDS encoding sulfurtransferase, producing MAKSQVLVTTEWVADHLNDQNFRLVEVDVDSQAYDSGHIENAVSWDWSTELNDQVQRDILSDEQLASLLGRSGVTPDTTLVLYGDNNNWFAAFAYWQLKMFGHKHVYLMDGGRVKWEKENRPYTNDVPKVEPVEYPLPESDRSVRAFQPDVLQAIQSDNTALVDVRSPQEFSGEVIAPPGMTETAQRGGHIPKAVNVPWKQATNEDGTFKSEEELQDLYGTKGVTDDKDVITYCRIGERAAHTWFVLHELLGYDNVRNYDGSWTEWGSMIGVPIERS
- a CDS encoding C40 family peptidase is translated as MTLRGNKLIVSSFVAASIAFLPHLNADAAENMNTQQIISKWEQGNDVRTLQKALDKRQFYTGSIDGIYGPITTSAVRKFQRSNQLQVDGIAGPNTLGAMFNGQSNADNSSSSSRYLDKGDRGANVRKVQKTLDQLGYLNGSVDGIFGPVTENAVEDFQSAQGLAVDGIVGPNTHGALQKSDGQAVEAVSYHKNSSLTDNIIADAKKYIGVPYKWSGESPSGFDCSGLTQYVFAQNGVDIPRTTSQQWSAGQSVSNRQPGDLVFFETYRDGPSHVGIYIGNSRFIQSGSSSGVKISNLDSSYWGSRYIGAKRF